One genomic region from Syntrophorhabdaceae bacterium encodes:
- a CDS encoding ABC transporter ATP-binding protein yields MIRVRNLTYTYPEADQPALENVSLDLQDGELVLLVGASASGKSTFLHCLNGLIPHVLSGAIRGDISINGLCPYETSIVDLSRVVGTVFQNPESQIFMLKVEDDVAFGCENLMMSREEVLRRRDMALKDMGLTNLRQADTMNLSGGMKQRLAISSIYAMGPAVFLFDEPTADLDAKGRREFLEVILALKKMGHTILLAEHRYEEFVPIADRVITFEQGRTVEGLTMDKPAWTKPKNMSTCEERAFDVELESVFFQYDKNRLILEDIDLRIRRGELVAVRGDNGSGKSTLLKIMAGILKPFKGTVKICALENPTLKDGTGKVGFLFQNPDEQLFTNSVEEEIMFGPKQLGRKLDIEQYLVSTNLTHLRKKHPHSLSRGQRQMLAVRSVLALDPQVLLLDEPTTGLDEESWRSLLGFLSELADSGKTVIFSTHHPMAREYATRIIGIKDGRVIDEVSR; encoded by the coding sequence ATGATACGAGTCAGAAACTTAACCTATACCTATCCGGAAGCAGATCAACCGGCGCTTGAGAACGTGAGCCTGGACCTACAGGACGGCGAATTGGTGCTCCTTGTGGGAGCATCCGCCTCCGGTAAGTCAACCTTTCTGCATTGCCTGAACGGGTTGATACCTCACGTTCTTTCCGGAGCCATCCGTGGAGACATCAGCATCAACGGTCTGTGTCCCTATGAAACGTCCATTGTAGATCTGTCAAGGGTTGTGGGAACGGTGTTCCAGAATCCCGAAAGCCAGATATTCATGCTGAAAGTCGAGGATGACGTTGCTTTCGGCTGCGAAAACCTGATGATGTCCCGGGAAGAGGTGTTGCGGAGGAGAGATATGGCTTTGAAAGATATGGGGCTTACTAACCTACGCCAGGCCGATACGATGAACCTGTCGGGTGGTATGAAACAGAGACTTGCCATCAGTTCCATATACGCCATGGGCCCGGCGGTGTTTCTCTTCGACGAACCGACCGCAGATCTTGACGCCAAAGGAAGACGGGAATTCCTGGAAGTCATCCTCGCCTTGAAAAAGATGGGTCACACAATTCTACTCGCAGAACACCGCTACGAAGAATTTGTGCCCATAGCTGACAGGGTGATCACCTTCGAGCAGGGAAGAACAGTTGAAGGTTTGACGATGGATAAACCGGCGTGGACTAAACCGAAAAACATGTCAACCTGCGAAGAGAGGGCCTTCGATGTAGAACTCGAAAGCGTCTTCTTCCAATATGACAAGAACCGACTCATTTTGGAAGACATCGATTTACGGATACGGCGGGGCGAATTGGTGGCAGTGCGTGGTGATAACGGTTCAGGAAAGTCCACACTTCTCAAGATCATGGCCGGAATTCTGAAACCCTTTAAGGGCACGGTTAAGATCTGTGCTTTGGAGAATCCGACTCTCAAAGATGGTACAGGAAAGGTGGGTTTCCTTTTCCAAAATCCGGACGAGCAGCTCTTCACAAATTCCGTAGAAGAGGAAATCATGTTCGGGCCGAAACAGCTCGGAAGGAAGCTTGATATCGAGCAATATCTTGTTTCGACGAACCTTACCCACCTGAGAAAGAAACATCCCCATAGCTTGTCGAGAGGACAGCGACAGATGCTTGCCGTTCGGTCTGTCCTTGCACTGGATCCGCAGGTGCTTCTCCTTGACGAGCCTACAACCGGGCTTGATGAGGAGAGCTGGCGAAGTCTTC
- a CDS encoding radical SAM protein: MNIHRITYNPVMNSCSLYFIGCNFRCLGCYWKKIYPRVDLTELKLLTLDEVLDTLKPVSPQTVILISGEAVENREYSVLPQTLYETFDCEVRLMTNGYILPETIGLEHVSLSIKALNDDLHRRYTGKSNETSLRNLKFLHENGVAVSVSSVLIPGLIDQEEIGKIAHFIGGIDKNIPYRIIGYMPVDGFKYRKPRYEELQEVAESVSDVLNNVVFSDPKAQDYTGIIDLFSNNLQR, from the coding sequence CTATTTTATAGGATGCAATTTTCGGTGTCTCGGTTGCTACTGGAAAAAGATATACCCCAGGGTTGATTTGACAGAGCTAAAACTGCTTACGCTCGATGAGGTTCTCGATACCCTCAAGCCTGTGTCTCCACAAACCGTCATTCTCATCAGCGGTGAGGCTGTGGAGAACCGAGAATACTCAGTCCTGCCGCAGACCTTATATGAAACGTTCGACTGTGAAGTGCGCCTTATGACGAACGGGTACATACTCCCCGAGACGATTGGTCTCGAGCACGTCTCCCTTTCTATCAAGGCCTTAAACGACGATCTGCACAGGCGTTACACGGGCAAGTCCAACGAAACGTCCCTCCGGAATCTCAAGTTTCTTCATGAAAATGGCGTTGCTGTGAGCGTATCCAGCGTGCTTATCCCCGGCTTGATAGATCAGGAAGAAATAGGAAAGATCGCGCACTTTATCGGTGGTATAGACAAGAATATTCCCTATCGCATAATCGGATATATGCCGGTTGATGGTTTCAAGTATCGCAAACCTCGATATGAAGAGCTGCAGGAGGTAGCAGAATCTGTAAGCGATGTTCTTAACAACGTTGTTTTTTCAGATCCTAAAGCGCAGGATTATACAGGAATAATCGACCTCTTCAGCAATAATCTACAAAGATGA